GCCCATGGTCTTGCAGAAGTGTTCATTGGCATCCAGCACGATGCCGTCGCGGTCAAACTCGATCATTGCCATGGAACGGCTGATGGCGGCCAATTTGGCCTTGGCTTCGGTGAGGGCGCAGGAGAAACGTTCGATTTCCAGCAGGTCGGATTTGTGTTGGCGGTTGAACATGTCGGATCACCCTTTATTTTCCCGTCGCCCACGCGGGCGCATTCCATTCACGGCTTGAATCTTGATTGCAGACCTTTATGGGGAAAACCATCCGAAACGCTTTATATGCAATGCGTCATCAACGGTTCTGGATGAGCATAGTCAGGCGTTGGCGCTATGCAAGGCCACTAGTCAGCGAGCATTTTCAACAAGGCATTCACCGCAGGGGAAGGTGAACGGCTGGTTAAACCGACCAAGGCAAATTCGCGATAAACCGGAACGCTCAGGGGCATCACGCACAGGCCCTGGCGCTGCGCCGGGAGGGTGATTTCCGGCACCAGCGTCACGCCTACTCCTTCACGTACCAGGCTGAAGGCGCTGCTCCATTCACGCACTTCCACCCGGATGTCCTGGATGACCAAACCGACTTCAGCGCTGAGGCTGCGGGCATTGGCCGTGCAACCGCCGGTAGCCAGCACAAAAGGTTGTTGCAGCAACTCTTCAAACGTCACCGAATCCCGGCCCGGGCGAGCGGCCAGGGCGTGCCCGGCCGGCAGCACCGCCAGCCAGTTGTCCCGCCCCAGCAGCGTGGCATTGCGCTCGGGCTTGGGGTTGAGCACCACGCCCAGGTCGATCAGGCCGGCATCGAGCAAGGTGTTCACCTCGTTGTCTGTCACCTCCAGGGTGGTCACTTCAATACCCGGATACAGCTGATTGAAACGCCGCAGCAGCGGCGCCAGGAACGCTGCCAGCACCATGGGAAAGCTGGCGATACGAATCGTCCCACGCAACATGGGGCGTGCTTCATCCACGGTGCTGCGAATAGCCTGCAACGCCCCCAACATCACCCGCGCCTGCTCGATCACCTGCAAGCCCAGGGCCGTAGGCAAGGTTTGGCGGGCCTCACGCGTGAACAATTGCGCACCGAGGTTGGCCTCGATGGCCGCCATCGCCTGGCTGGCGGCAGACTGGGTCATGCCCACGCGCTCAGAGGCCGCGGTGATGCTGCCGTTGTCCGCCACGGCCACCATCAGGCGCCAGTGCATCAGGTTCATCATGGCAGTAGCTGTCCTTATGGGTGGTTCTGAAAGTTTAATTTTACCCAAGGTGTCATGCCATTGAGACTGGCGCAAATGTCCAACGGAGCTGCCTTGATGAAGCTGTATTTTTTGCCGAATGCCTGTTCCCTCGCTGCCCATATCGTATTGCTGGAAGCGGGTTTGCCGTTTGAACTGAATCGCATCGACAACCAGAAAAAAACCACCGCCGACGGCGAAGATTTCCTGCTCATCAACCCCAAGGGCTACGTGCCTGCACTGCGCCTGGATAATGGTGA
This genomic window from Pseudomonas sp. Bout1 contains:
- a CDS encoding LysR family transcriptional regulator; this encodes MMNLMHWRLMVAVADNGSITAASERVGMTQSAASQAMAAIEANLGAQLFTREARQTLPTALGLQVIEQARVMLGALQAIRSTVDEARPMLRGTIRIASFPMVLAAFLAPLLRRFNQLYPGIEVTTLEVTDNEVNTLLDAGLIDLGVVLNPKPERNATLLGRDNWLAVLPAGHALAARPGRDSVTFEELLQQPFVLATGGCTANARSLSAEVGLVIQDIRVEVREWSSAFSLVREGVGVTLVPEITLPAQRQGLCVMPLSVPVYREFALVGLTSRSPSPAVNALLKMLAD